A window of the Phaseolus vulgaris cultivar G19833 chromosome 5, P. vulgaris v2.0, whole genome shotgun sequence genome harbors these coding sequences:
- the LOC137834169 gene encoding flocculation protein FLO11-like produces the protein MTGKDRKLALLELAKRRGAKGTGSSSSTTEPIAAPPLSVAPAEGPEQGKKRKRLVKASASSAAAAAAASTEEESSGSPLVHRQRKRAAVEGASSLQPGEIEVVEVEEGSSPPPCAQTAPEPTNLPSPGHQLPPTTKLPSSPPAGQSPGPSAHPAGGASAQAGGAPPPLLPIPNTAAECGGSSSRPSASGATHENFSRVITLVRQLISNRELVEWNGDEVDMHLARQVVLSLEFSTQHRKQIALEKRVKELEHDKESLQSDFEAAQGSVELMRGSVMDSSKRMVLAKALKAVRATKAGASSAPAADPNLSLSLPSPTPTTTETPLGPSSPPPRSPQTLQKPSSPPPIAAVPLVVASSPAPAPRDKGKRVLEILSDDEDSDGVVSFKRRKAARVPILPVASPQGGDSFRDNPPSATSPHPTIVQEEKGEGAESAPPPPPTKVPADPASISAAPNLIAIPPPIMHLMRGFNGGLMPEGFDRKEGMPFYLGAFLAVALDWRAQARNANLNTQALQALEARVAALEEEKKALGRQNEAYQASLKLAQEAKEEAERQLGEAMEFQADFYVREVSLQVQIMDLQDMAEASEELQKDLEDQCYGQAEKREWMEEEMATQAKT, from the exons ATGACGGGGAAAGACAGAAAGCTGGccctgctggagcttgccaaacgtaggggagccaagggcactggttcctcttcttctacaactgagcccattgcggcccctccactctcggtcgcgccagctgaaggccccgagcaagggaagaaaaggaaaaggctaGTGAAGGCTTCCGCTtcttctgctgctgctgctgctgctgcttcaactgaagaggagagctcaggcTCTCCTCTTGTTCACCGCCAAAGGAAGAGAGCAGcggttgagggggcctcatctctccagcctggagagattgaggtggtggaagtagaggaagggtcttcccctCCCCCCTGCGCTCAAACTGCCCCAGAGCCCACCAaccttccttctccaggccaccagttgcctccaactaccaaactgccatcttcccccccagcaggccaatcacctggtccatccgctcatcctgctgggggcgcttctgcccaagctgggggtgcaccaccaccactgctgccAATCCCTAACACcgctgctgaatgtggtgggtctagctcgcgcccaagcgcttctggggccacccacgagaatttcagcagggtcatcaccctggttCGGCAGCTCATAAGTAACCGGGAGCTCGTCGAGTGGAATGGTGATGAGGTTGACATGCACCTGGCAAggcaggtggtgctctctctagaattctccacccagcatcgtaaacaaatagccctggagaagagggtgaaggagcttgagcacgacaaggagtcactgcaaagtgacttcgaagctgctcaAGGGTCCGTCGaactgatgcgag GATCAGTGATGGATTCTTCCAAGAGGATGGtcttggcgaaagcactgaaggctGTTCGTGCCAccaaggctggcgcctcctccgcccctgctgctgacccAAACCTCTCACTATCCTTGCCCTCACCAACACCAACCACCACCGAAACTCCACTAGGCCCATCTTCACCACCCCCACGTAGCCCCCAAACACTTCAAAAACCCAGCTCACCTCCACCCATCGCCGCAGTCCCACTGGTTGTGGCCTCATCGCCTGCCCCAGCCCCCCGGGACAAAGGGAagagggtgttggagatcctctccgatgatgaggactctgatGGCGTGGTatccttcaagaggaggaaggcTGCGAGGGTTCCCATCCTACCAGTAGCATCACCCCAGGGAGGGGAttccttcagggacaacccCCCTAGTGCTACCTCTCCCCATCCCACAATAGTCCAAGAGGAGAAAGGTGAAGGGGCCGAGTCAGCTCCGCCTCCCCCACCAACAAAGGTTCCCGCTGATCCTGCCTCCATTTCTGCCGCCCCCAATCTTATTGCTattcctcctccaatcatgcatctgatgagagGCTTCAACGGGGGATTAATGCCAGAAGGCTTCGACAGGAAAGAAGGAATGCCCTTCTAtttgggagccttcttggccGTGGCCCTTGATTGGCGCGCCCAAGCTAGAAACGCAAACTTAAACACACAAGCCCTTCAGGCCCTCGAAGCAAGAGTGGCCGCtctggaggaggagaagaaagCTCTGGGACGCCAAAATGAGGCCTACCAAGCCTCTCTGAAGTTGGCGCAAGAGGCCAAAGAGGAGGCTGAAAGGCAGCTGGGTGAGGCAATGGAGTTTCAGGCTGACTTCTACGTTCGGGAAGTCTCTCTCCAGGTTCAAATAATGGACCTCCAGGACATGGCCGAAGCCTCCGAAGAGCTTCAGAAAGACTTGGAGGATCAATGCTATGGGCAGGCTGAAAAACGGGAGTGGATGGAGGAGGagatggctacccaggccaagACATAG